Proteins from a single region of Plasmodium gaboni strain SY75 chromosome 2, whole genome shotgun sequence:
- a CDS encoding hypothetical protein (conserved Plasmodium protein, unknown function), with the protein MNLESEPNILLKEKNEEKVIINKCDDSNKINEKEKISAVERGVTNASAHISNDNINKNQDKNKKKKKKNKNKNKNKNKNVNINNTHININTTNDKNFGQGMNESEVIQSDNIMNIKNDKKYILDSSYKEEGNENNRNDTNNNNNNNDNINSSCSNNYQIKKKITLLKRNDIKDENYNNAKITTLNNKNNLKNNNNNNNNNKNYNHNNNNNNNNNFCCEKTLEQREEEYNKIRARIFSNFNKKPKNIQKVEQTNLNHTYLNNNIINNINNGDNQYAYINNLYNIYYNNPYNNIYRQNNIPMSNINNQASNIEKINNPYYFNPNHIAYTNYIYTTQNKMNNIKTSQICHYDINNNNINNNNNINNNNNIIINNNLSLCNTQMDSYNKTKNNFNKGTNNFNNSKNNIIHNINDTNKNIYDANGNLIINNNNNMSYIQLKMNNNINFNIHMKSPINQQHNNIFNINEDPNFFNEPTNKMKKKNKEKKNIHFNNNNNNNNNCLCNDINQNDHNNCIINNNENFNHINNVKNTEQNLQTKHNKMSQVSKQSNSKNNKNNIQLKKQININTNNNLDNKNSSHITKNVILDENKVSSTHANNSNEVMTKEKKKKNNNKKKKNNNLNNINNNNINNINNINHINSMNNINHINSMNNINNINNAMYFQNINIQKDDSNIAPLYKNKKNMDFNNYQLNHIQNNMIQNNIMTNNVMLNNNLQTHHLNYNLINYSYEPLYEENIMNDLDYCRDISLYEKRYDRGDNLQQNHKRYDIDFPSL; encoded by the coding sequence ATGAACTTAGAAAGTGAAccaaatattttattaaaagaaaagaacGAAGAAAAggttattataaataaatgtgACGATTCCAATAAAATAAAcgaaaaagaaaaaatttcTGCTGTTGAAAGAGGGGTTACTAATGCATCGGCACATATAAGTAATgacaatataaataaaaatcaagacaaaaacaaaaaaaaaaaaaaaaaaaataaaaataaaaataaaaataaaaataaaaatgtaaatataaataatacacatataaatataaatactactaatgataaaaattttgGACAGGGGATGAACGAATCAGAGGTCATTCAGAGTGAcaatattatgaatataaaaaatgataaaaaatatattttggACTCCAGTTATAAAGAAGAAGGAAATGAGAACAACAGGAACGAcacaaataataataataataataatgataatattaatagtagttgtagtaataattatcagataaaaaaaaaaattaccCTACTGAAAAGAAATGATATTAAAgatgaaaattataacaatGCAAAAATAACCACTCtaaataacaaaaataatttaaagaataacaacaataataataataataacaaaaattacaaccacaataataataataataataataataatttctGTTGTGAAAAAACATTAGAACAAAGAGAAGAggaatataataaaatcaGGGCTAGgattttttcaaatttcaataaaaaaccaaaaaatattcaGAAAGTAGAACAAACTAATTTAAACcatacatatttaaataataatataattaataatataaataatggAGATAACCAATATGCATATATTAATAACCtttacaatatatattataataatccatataataatatatatagacaaaataatattccTATGTctaatataaataatcaAGCATCtaatattgaaaaaataaataacccatattattttaatcCTAATCATATAGCTtatacaaattatatatacaccacacaaaataaaatgaacAATATAAAGACAAGTCAAATATGTcattatgatataaataataataatattaacaataataataatattaacaataataataatattattattaataataatcttTCATTATGTAATACTCAGATGGATAGctataataaaacaaaaaataattttaataaaggcacaaataattttaacaactcaaaaaataatatcattcATAACATAAAtgatacaaataaaaatatatatgatgcAAACGGTAatcttattattaataataataataatatgtcttatatacaattaaaaatgaacaacaatataaattttaatatacaCATGAAATCACCAATTAATCAAcaacataataatatttttaatataaatgagGATCCAAACTTTTTTAATGAACCtacaaataaaatgaaaaaaaaaaataaagaaaaaaaaaacatacattttaataataataataataataataataattgtttatgtaatgatattaatcaaaatgatcataataattgtattataaataacaaCGAAAATTTCAATCATATCAATAATGTCAAAAATACAGAACAAAATTTACAAACTAAACACAATAAAATGTCTCAAGTTTCGAAGCAGTCAAACagtaaaaataataaaaataatattcaattaaaaaaacaaattaatattaatacaaataataatttagataataaaaacagttcacatataacaaaaaatgttattcttgatgaaaataaagTATCGTCAACTCATGCAAATAATTCAAATGAAGTAATGAcaaaggaaaaaaaaaagaaaaacaacaataaaaaaaaaaaaaataataatctcaataatattaataataataatatcaataatattaataatatcaatCATATCAATAGTATGAATAATATCaatcatataaatagtatgaataatatcaataatatcaataatGCAATGTActttcaaaatataaatattcaaaagGATGATTCAAATATAGCTCCTTTATataagaacaaaaaaaatatggatTTCAATAATTATCAACTTAATCATATACAAAACAATATgatacaaaataatataatgaCAAATAATGTTATGctaaataataatttacaAACACATCATcttaattataatttaattaacTATTCATATGAACCTCTTTATGAAGAAAACATAATGAACGACCTAGATTATTGTAGAGATATATCTCTATATGAAAAAAGATATGATAGGGGTGATAATTTACAACAAAATCATAAGCGTTATGATATTGACTTCCCCTCcttataa
- a CDS encoding putative apicoplast RNA methyltransferase precursor (part of same gene as PGSY75_0218300B~gap found within coding sequence), producing the protein MNKKCLIKYIIIILLFCLIINRYRTVNIYNNEYKIKNNICFVYPYTHKYNEKRNSYLYAHYNRNNSLINTRRNNFLDKQNDNVTDYIYGLNSVYSVLKKNERTIEEVIVNKNIKLNRKIHKQNYEYIFEELKKRNVSIKYMEKYKMNELVGGFPHNDIIMKTNYRYMNNYKDFIKNIKQLPNKNNIFICLHDVYDNMNIGNVCRSIFFFGGHTIFLKKKKKINEKKNTVKIDTPILHSSVGSSEFLNFYHINNM; encoded by the exons atgaacaaaaaatgtttaattaaatatatcataatcatcttattattttgtttgATCATAAATAGATATAGAActgttaatatatataacaatgaatataaaataaaaaataatatctGTTTTGTTTATCCATATACACACAAATACAATGAGAAAAGGAATTCGTATTTATATGCACATTATAATAGAAACAATTCTTTAATAAACACaagaagaaataattttcttgataaacaaaatgataatgTAACTGATTATATTTATGGTTTGAATTCTGTTTATTCTGTgcttaaaaaaaatgagaGGACAATAGAGGAGGTCATA GTTAATAAGAACATTAAACTCAATAGAAAAATCCATAAACAAAATTACGAATACATATTTGAAGaacttaaaaaaagaaatgtatcaataaaatatatggaaaaatataaaatgaacGAACTCGTAGGAGGATTTCCAcataatgatattattatgaaaacaaattatagatacatgaataattataaagattttattaaaaacataaaaCAGTTGCcaaacaaaaataatatttttatttgtttacACGATGtttatgataatatgaatattgGAAATGTATGTAGATccattttcttttttggAGGACATACAATatttctaaaaaaaaaaaaaaaaattaatgaaaaaaaaaacaccGTCAAAATTGACACACCCATATTACATTCCAGTGTTGGTTCATCGGAATTTCTgaatttttatcatataaacaatatg
- a CDS encoding putative apicoplast RNA methyltransferase precursor (part of same gene as PGSY75_0218300A~gap found within coding sequence), with product CHTNNNSCHKYVDLNNVKIKENEKILIILGNESKGLKDDILKNSDYCVYINNLCYNQNNQFHIDSLNVNNVCSIMLYHFYSYMMK from the coding sequence GCTGTCATACAAACAATAATTCATGTCATAAATACGTAGACCTAAACAatgttaaaataaaagaaaacgaaaaaatattgataatattagGAAATGAAAGTAAAGGATTAAAAGATGATATCTTAAAAAATTCAGATTattgtgtatatataaataatttatgttataatcaaaataatcAATTTCATATAGACAGTCTTAATGTTAACAATGTATGTTCTATTATGTTATATCATTTCTATTCatatatgatgaaataa